Below is a genomic region from Nitrospira defluvii.
CGACGCGCCGACCAGCAACATTTTTTCTTCCAGTTGTTCGGGCGTCATCTTGCCCTTGTCCACGCGGGCCTGGTAGATCCTGCGCACCGCCGCAACCCCTTGCCTGGCCAGATCGTCCTGTCTATCCGCCACCACCACCGGCAGACCGGCGTAGCTCACGACTTCCGCGATTTGCGCACCCATGGTGCCCGCCCCTACGACACCGACTTTATAGATGTACATGGCGTCACCACACGTTTCGGATGGATACCATCGTCGTTCCTACGGCTCACTCACGACTGATCGCTCACCACTCTTTCTCAGACCTGCTCCAGCACCATCGCCGCCCCCTGCCCGCCTCCGACGCACATGGCCACTGCACCGAGCGCAGCGCCTCGCCGCTGCATTTCATAGAGCAGCGCGAGCACCAGACGCGTCCCGGTCATACCGACCGGGTGTCCCAGCGCAATGGCTCCGCCGTTCACATTGACGCGGTCGCGCTTGAGCCCCAAGACTTGCTCCACCGCAAGGTATTGTGCGGCAAAGGCTTCATTCACTTCGATCAACTCCAGGTCCGTGAGACTCAAACCGGCACGTGTGAGGGCTAACGGCAACGCCTCCGCCGGACCGATACCCATGCGGGTAGGATCCACGCCGACGAACGCGTAACTTCTGAGGCGTCCGAGCGGCCGACAGTTCAGCTCGCGCGCACGTGCGGCAGACATGACCATCGCCGCCGCCGCGCCGTCGTTCAGCGGGCAACTGTTGCCCGCCGTGACGGTGCCGCCTTCCTTGAACAGCGGCGGATAGAGCGCGAGTTGCTGTTCGGTCAACCCGACATTCGGCCCTTCATCCTGCGTCAGCGCGACCGGCGCCACGTCCCGCCCGCCCACTGATTTGGGGATGCTGACCGGAAACAGCTCGTCCTTCAATCGCCCCTCCCGAATGGCTTTGAACGCACGGCGATGGCTGTCCACGGCAAACCGATCCTGTTCCTCACGGCTGATGCCGAATTCTTCCGCCAGATTCTCCGCCGTCAGCCCCATCAACTGACCACAAAAGGCATCGGTCAATCCTTCCCAAATGCTGTCGATGAATTCCGCGTGGCGCAGTCGTTTCCCCCATCGCATGTCCCGCGAAACAAACGGGGCGCGGCTCATGCTTTCGACCCCGCCGACGATCTGCACATCCGCATCCTCACTCTGGATATTTTGGTATGCGTTGACGAACGGTTGG
It encodes:
- a CDS encoding thiolase family protein; this translates as MKQVVVTAGARTPIGNFGGALKDVTPQRMGELAVREVIARAQVDPRIIDEVIIGSVGHTSDAYNVARVIALLAGIPVRTPAYSVQRNCSSGLQPFVNAYQNIQSEDADVQIVGGVESMSRAPFVSRDMRWGKRLRHAEFIDSIWEGLTDAFCGQLMGLTAENLAEEFGISREEQDRFAVDSHRRAFKAIREGRLKDELFPVSIPKSVGGRDVAPVALTQDEGPNVGLTEQQLALYPPLFKEGGTVTAGNSCPLNDGAAAAMVMSAARARELNCRPLGRLRSYAFVGVDPTRMGIGPAEALPLALTRAGLSLTDLELIEVNEAFAAQYLAVEQVLGLKRDRVNVNGGAIALGHPVGMTGTRLVLALLYEMQRRGAALGAVAMCVGGGQGAAMVLEQV